In Vibrio bathopelagicus, the following are encoded in one genomic region:
- a CDS encoding sensor histidine kinase — MPIRRQWWSKWAFRFRTMVRYRLLFLTSAPIILTLCALVAITLYWSVHYTWQGALIDVDERLDVADNSIQLIQNQQAYNVQAFAESYNFRIKLASDISKEDLTRWVSANKSRYELDFLRWRSVDRMDKKLEYLNLTHKESFFSVLSHDELRTLDRDLPKKAEVPMLNGQGIETRGLVSRTVVSIRDNKDQVIGFLDGGILLNNSTQLVDQISNLIYPQRDGFNRRIGTVTVFLDDLRVSTNVPLSSEDSAGRAIGTRVSHEVHSKVLNEGKKWLDRAYVYDAWYITAYQPIHDQFDNVIGMLYTGYLIWPLVETYLTNLGEISIIIVLLLLASGLIVHRGARDLFNPIERIHKVVKLVQMGQDKRIGTLGLNDQHELTLLAKQFDKMLDLLHERNQEIQQAASELECKVHSRTASLKEKTEELELHIKLLNQARDKLVVNEKLAALGELTAGIAHEINNPTAVILGNVELMKFELGDEVARVDEEVHAIMEQIDRIRNITRSLLQYSRHGGVQDEITWQHINPIVDESITLVKTGAKKKGIVYVSQLHAKTSVEVNRNQLLQILVNLQMNAIHAMDGKGTLTISSEDWVENGVSHGAIVHVEDEGCGIKEEQLKRIFSPFYTTKRDGTGLGLSVSQSILSQTGGEIRVESEVGKGSRFSIYLQQKATPQLLVSNL, encoded by the coding sequence ATGCCGATTAGACGTCAATGGTGGTCAAAGTGGGCGTTCCGATTCAGAACCATGGTGCGTTATCGTCTACTATTTTTAACGTCTGCGCCGATCATCTTAACCTTATGTGCTCTGGTTGCGATCACTTTGTATTGGTCTGTTCATTACACATGGCAGGGCGCATTGATCGATGTTGATGAGCGTTTGGATGTTGCAGACAATAGTATCCAACTGATTCAAAACCAACAGGCCTATAATGTTCAAGCGTTTGCCGAGTCTTACAACTTCCGAATCAAACTCGCTAGTGATATATCAAAAGAAGATCTCACTCGTTGGGTTTCAGCGAACAAGTCGCGCTATGAGCTCGATTTTCTGCGCTGGCGTAGTGTTGATCGTATGGATAAGAAGCTTGAATACCTGAACCTGACACACAAAGAGTCGTTTTTCAGTGTATTAAGCCATGATGAACTCAGGACCCTAGACCGAGATCTCCCCAAAAAAGCCGAAGTGCCTATGCTAAACGGCCAGGGTATTGAAACGAGAGGCCTAGTCAGCCGCACAGTGGTCTCCATTAGAGATAACAAAGACCAAGTGATTGGTTTTCTCGATGGAGGGATTCTACTTAATAACAGTACTCAATTAGTCGACCAGATCAGCAACCTAATTTATCCGCAACGCGATGGGTTCAATCGCCGTATTGGTACCGTTACCGTATTCCTCGATGATCTTCGAGTGAGCACCAACGTACCGTTAAGTAGTGAAGACAGTGCAGGGCGTGCAATTGGTACTCGCGTTTCTCATGAAGTTCACTCAAAAGTTTTGAATGAAGGTAAAAAGTGGCTCGACAGGGCGTATGTTTACGACGCTTGGTACATTACTGCCTATCAGCCGATTCATGACCAATTCGATAATGTGATTGGTATGCTTTATACCGGCTACCTGATTTGGCCATTAGTAGAGACCTATTTAACCAACCTTGGTGAGATCAGCATCATTATCGTGTTGTTATTGTTGGCTTCAGGCTTGATCGTTCACCGTGGAGCGCGTGATCTTTTCAACCCAATTGAACGTATCCATAAGGTCGTCAAGCTAGTCCAGATGGGGCAAGACAAGCGAATCGGTACGCTGGGGTTAAACGATCAACATGAACTCACTTTGCTCGCTAAACAATTCGACAAGATGTTGGATTTGCTGCACGAACGTAATCAAGAGATCCAACAAGCCGCTTCAGAACTCGAATGTAAGGTCCATTCTCGAACTGCTAGCTTGAAAGAAAAAACCGAAGAATTAGAACTGCATATCAAGTTGTTAAACCAAGCGAGAGACAAGCTGGTGGTCAATGAAAAATTAGCCGCGCTAGGTGAATTAACCGCGGGCATCGCCCATGAGATTAACAACCCGACGGCGGTGATTCTTGGCAACGTCGAATTAATGAAGTTTGAACTCGGTGACGAAGTCGCTCGTGTAGACGAAGAAGTCCACGCGATCATGGAGCAGATTGACCGAATCCGAAATATTACACGAAGCCTGCTTCAATATAGCCGTCATGGTGGCGTACAAGATGAGATCACTTGGCAACACATCAATCCAATCGTTGATGAGAGCATTACGCTTGTCAAAACGGGAGCTAAGAAGAAAGGCATTGTGTACGTATCGCAACTGCACGCTAAAACGTCTGTTGAAGTGAACCGCAACCAATTATTGCAGATTCTGGTTAACCTACAGATGAATGCGATTCACGCTATGGACGGAAAGGGCACATTGACTATTTCAAGTGAAGACTGGGTTGAAAATGGCGTGTCTCATGGGGCAATTGTTCATGTTGAAGATGAAGGCTGTGGTATCAAAGAAGAACAATTGAAACGTATCTTTTCACCTTTCTATACAACCAAACGAGACGGTACAGGCTTAGGCTTGTCAGTGTCTCAAAGCATCTTGAGCCAAACGGGCGGCGAGATACGTGTTGAATCTGAAGTTGGTAAGGGAAGCCGTTTTAGTATCTATCTTCAACAAAAGGCTACTCCCCAGTTGCTGGTATCGAATCTTTAA
- a CDS encoding sigma-54-dependent transcriptional regulator, translated as MSLPSSSASNLNSNTLTQYQAFSVLVVDDEIGMQAILKKALGKYFGKVSSAGSVEEAEVLRCNEHFDLIVLDINLPGRSGIEWEEVFNDADKRADVIFMTGYADLEMTISALKLGASDFILKPFNLEQMIKAVLRCMDKRLDQRMQYALKRDVSRHIKTELIGNSDKTKQLKQLISQFAPSRASVLIEGESGTGKELVARGVHEASKRTGPFVPINCGAIAPELLESELFGHTSGAFTGAKKNREGLFRVASGGTLFLDEIGEMPLPMQAALLRVLEQRTIRPVGSEKEITVDVRVVAATNRNLQEEVDKGHFRRDLFYRLNVLKIDVVPLRERPSDLIELVPYFTRLLSSELGVPVPNWAHEDILAMNEYEWPGNIRELKNLVERCILLDKPPAHYWREINGDPAPASISVTVSHGAELPNLDNNDAVEGYPNTWTLKDVEKAHIEQLVSFHDGNKSAASRDLGVARKTLERKYKEWNTEGSEYAD; from the coding sequence ATGTCTTTACCTAGTTCAAGCGCCTCCAACCTCAACTCCAACACATTGACTCAATATCAGGCATTTTCTGTCTTGGTGGTCGACGATGAAATTGGTATGCAGGCTATTCTTAAGAAAGCACTAGGTAAGTATTTTGGCAAGGTATCCAGTGCCGGTTCCGTAGAAGAAGCCGAGGTTCTGCGTTGCAACGAGCACTTCGATTTGATCGTTCTTGATATCAATCTCCCGGGTCGTTCTGGTATTGAATGGGAAGAGGTATTCAACGACGCCGACAAACGCGCTGATGTTATTTTCATGACGGGTTACGCTGACCTCGAAATGACCATCTCCGCACTCAAACTTGGCGCCTCTGATTTTATTTTGAAGCCTTTCAACTTAGAACAGATGATAAAAGCGGTACTTCGCTGTATGGACAAGCGGCTAGATCAAAGAATGCAATATGCGTTGAAGCGCGATGTTAGCCGTCATATTAAAACCGAATTGATCGGTAACTCAGATAAAACCAAACAACTTAAACAACTCATCAGTCAATTCGCGCCATCAAGAGCATCGGTGTTAATCGAAGGCGAATCAGGGACGGGTAAAGAGTTGGTTGCTCGTGGCGTGCATGAAGCCAGCAAACGAACAGGGCCATTCGTACCAATTAACTGCGGAGCGATTGCTCCTGAGCTTTTAGAAAGTGAATTGTTTGGCCACACGTCAGGAGCCTTTACTGGTGCGAAGAAAAATCGAGAAGGTCTGTTTAGAGTCGCAAGTGGCGGCACACTGTTTCTTGATGAGATCGGTGAAATGCCACTACCAATGCAAGCAGCGCTTTTACGTGTGTTAGAACAACGCACAATTCGTCCTGTTGGCAGTGAGAAAGAGATTACCGTCGATGTACGTGTCGTCGCAGCAACCAACCGAAATCTTCAGGAAGAAGTCGATAAAGGACACTTCCGCCGTGACTTGTTCTACCGACTCAATGTACTCAAGATTGATGTCGTGCCATTAAGAGAACGCCCATCGGATCTAATTGAGTTGGTTCCATACTTCACTCGTTTGCTATCGAGTGAGCTGGGTGTGCCAGTTCCAAACTGGGCGCATGAAGATATCTTGGCGATGAACGAATACGAATGGCCAGGAAATATTCGTGAACTTAAAAATTTAGTGGAACGTTGCATCCTATTAGACAAGCCACCAGCTCACTATTGGCGTGAGATTAACGGTGACCCAGCGCCCGCCAGTATTTCAGTGACGGTGTCACACGGTGCTGAGTTGCCTAATTTGGATAACAATGATGCCGTTGAAGGTTATCCGAACACTTGGACGCTAAAAGATGTTGAGAAAGCCCATATAGAACAACTGGTTAGTTTTCATGATGGAAACAAATCAGCAGCGTCTCGAGATCTTGGCGTTGCTCGTAAAACGTTAGAGCGTAAATACAAAGAGTGGAATACAGAAGGCTCTGAATATGCCGATTAG
- a CDS encoding substrate-binding domain-containing protein, which produces MKAIPLTIAALSIVSYSASSAEDTTHIKLATTTSTYHSGLLDYLLPEFEKDSGIKVDVLAAGTGKSLRMGENGDVDLVMTHAPKAEANFVEQGYGVLPRKLMYNDFVIVGPQDDPAHIESQKAVADVFKAIATNNVTFVSRGDDSGTHKKEMGIWAQTKMEPNFGGYRSVGQGMGPTLNMASEMQGYTMTDRGTWLAYQNKLDLKVLFQGDKNLFNPYQVILVNPERYPAINYQAAKTFSDWLVNPKGQKLINDFKLHGKQLFVASAE; this is translated from the coding sequence ATGAAAGCAATTCCCTTAACTATTGCCGCTCTATCTATCGTCAGTTACTCGGCTAGCAGCGCAGAAGACACCACGCATATCAAACTTGCGACAACAACAAGCACATATCACTCTGGCCTACTAGACTACTTATTACCTGAGTTCGAAAAAGACTCTGGTATTAAGGTCGACGTTCTTGCAGCTGGTACGGGTAAATCACTTCGTATGGGTGAGAACGGCGATGTCGATCTCGTGATGACTCACGCACCAAAAGCAGAAGCGAATTTCGTTGAACAAGGCTACGGCGTTCTACCTCGTAAACTGATGTATAACGACTTTGTTATCGTAGGTCCACAAGACGATCCAGCACACATTGAATCTCAAAAAGCAGTGGCTGATGTGTTCAAAGCGATTGCAACGAACAATGTGACGTTCGTTTCTCGTGGTGACGATTCTGGTACTCATAAGAAAGAGATGGGTATCTGGGCACAAACCAAAATGGAACCAAACTTCGGCGGTTACCGCAGTGTTGGCCAAGGCATGGGCCCTACTCTGAACATGGCGTCTGAAATGCAAGGCTACACCATGACAGATCGTGGTACTTGGTTAGCTTACCAAAACAAACTTGACCTAAAAGTATTGTTCCAAGGTGATAAGAACCTATTCAATCCATACCAAGTGATTCTAGTAAACCCAGAGCGTTACCCTGCGATCAATTACCAAGCAGCGAAAACGTTCAGTGATTGGTTGGTTAACCCTAAAGGGCAAAAACTGATTAATGACTTCAAGCTACACGGCAAACAGTTGTTTGTTGCTAGCGCTGAATAG
- a CDS encoding ABC transporter permease yields the protein MTLWQTTLDAMNLLVSFDHELWKIVAVSFSVSLSAISLVIVPAIIMAFLLAYTEFPGKWALLSVINTLQAIPTVVIGLLMYMMLSRSGPLGDWQLLFTQKAMILGQMLICFPILVAMMHGALQASDRRAVETARTLGVSTTRVACTLIWETRFPLLAATIAAFSRIVTEVGCSMMVGGNIMGMTRNIPTAIAMESHKGAFAQGVALGMVLLALALALNFFLSSVRGKGYLRT from the coding sequence ATGACCCTATGGCAAACAACGCTTGATGCAATGAATCTACTGGTGAGTTTTGACCACGAACTGTGGAAAATCGTCGCGGTATCCTTCAGCGTTTCATTGTCCGCCATTTCATTGGTGATTGTTCCTGCAATCATTATGGCTTTCTTATTGGCTTACACCGAATTCCCCGGTAAATGGGCGCTGCTTTCGGTGATCAACACCTTACAAGCGATACCGACCGTGGTGATTGGCTTGTTGATGTACATGATGCTCTCTCGTTCTGGCCCACTCGGTGATTGGCAACTGCTATTCACCCAGAAGGCGATGATTCTCGGTCAGATGCTGATCTGTTTCCCTATTTTGGTTGCTATGATGCATGGCGCGCTGCAAGCTAGCGATCGCCGAGCAGTAGAAACGGCACGTACTCTTGGAGTCTCTACCACTCGAGTCGCGTGTACTTTAATTTGGGAAACACGATTCCCTCTGTTGGCAGCGACCATTGCGGCATTTTCACGCATCGTAACCGAAGTCGGTTGTTCGATGATGGTCGGCGGCAACATTATGGGAATGACACGAAATATCCCAACGGCTATTGCTATGGAAAGTCACAAAGGCGCATTTGCTCAAGGTGTGGCACTTGGTATGGTTTTATTAGCATTGGCATTAGCCCTTAACTTTTTCCTTTCCAGTGTGAGAGGAAAAGGCTACTTGAGAACTTAG
- a CDS encoding energy-coupling factor ABC transporter ATP-binding protein, whose translation MSIKITTQQISMRYKERVLFHIPELSIGPNDAIYLKGDNGVGKTTLLKILSGLIKPSSGRIQSPTQSWQHSLFPRLKFKDIIYLHQTPYLFDGSVYQNVAYGIRFNKESQKDKRAQIINALRMVGLETLADEHISVLSGGERQRVAMARAWILKPSILLMDEPSASLDKESIERLVIMAEDLLQRGASLVITSHQTNALTDLCKKQWWIKDNTLTESPLLQVIKKNKAQENIYVASNAN comes from the coding sequence ATGAGTATAAAAATAACAACGCAGCAAATTTCAATGCGCTACAAAGAGCGTGTTTTGTTCCACATCCCAGAACTGTCGATCGGCCCTAACGATGCTATTTATCTCAAAGGCGATAACGGTGTTGGCAAAACGACCCTACTTAAAATCTTGTCAGGATTGATCAAGCCGAGCTCTGGCCGTATTCAGTCCCCGACACAAAGCTGGCAACACAGCCTGTTTCCTAGGCTAAAATTTAAAGACATCATTTATCTACACCAAACCCCTTACCTTTTTGATGGCTCGGTGTACCAAAATGTCGCTTATGGCATTCGCTTTAATAAAGAGAGCCAAAAAGATAAGCGAGCTCAAATAATTAATGCGTTGAGGATGGTAGGTTTAGAAACCCTAGCAGACGAGCACATTTCTGTTTTGTCTGGTGGTGAGCGTCAACGCGTAGCAATGGCACGAGCTTGGATTCTCAAGCCTTCAATCTTACTGATGGACGAACCAAGTGCTTCTTTAGACAAAGAATCTATTGAAAGATTGGTCATTATGGCCGAAGATCTTCTTCAGAGAGGCGCGAGTTTGGTCATCACTAGCCACCAAACTAACGCGTTAACCGATTTATGTAAGAAGCAGTGGTGGATCAAAGACAACACTTTGACTGAATCACCGCTTCTTCAAGTTATTAAAAAGAACAAAGCACAAGAGAATATTTATGTTGCTTCCAACGCAAACTAG
- the mobA gene encoding molybdenum cofactor guanylyltransferase MobA — translation MLLPTQTSWVILAGGQASRMGGKDKGLVELNGSPLIQYVIDKLSQQDVSITINANRNLDSYQAFAPVVSDSFPDYPGPLGGIHAGLKNANTDWVGFVPCDSPQISDDLVERFCAAVKEDSDILVAHDGEFKQPVFTLFHKRVLPKLEAFLERGDRKIILLYKECVTEYVDFSDAPNCFVNLNTPEELTQFGTLQ, via the coding sequence ATGTTGCTTCCAACGCAAACTAGTTGGGTTATTTTGGCTGGCGGACAAGCCAGCCGTATGGGCGGAAAAGATAAAGGGCTCGTTGAGCTCAACGGTTCTCCGCTTATTCAATACGTTATAGACAAGCTGTCACAACAAGATGTCAGCATTACCATCAATGCCAACCGTAACCTCGACAGTTACCAAGCATTTGCTCCGGTTGTTTCCGATTCATTCCCTGATTATCCTGGCCCTTTGGGTGGGATTCACGCTGGTCTTAAAAACGCGAACACAGATTGGGTCGGATTTGTTCCTTGCGACAGTCCCCAAATCAGTGACGACCTTGTTGAGCGTTTTTGTGCAGCGGTAAAAGAAGACAGCGACATTCTAGTGGCTCACGATGGCGAATTTAAGCAACCTGTATTCACCCTGTTCCACAAACGTGTTCTGCCAAAGTTAGAAGCGTTTTTAGAGCGTGGCGACCGCAAGATCATCTTGTTATACAAAGAGTGTGTGACTGAGTACGTAGACTTTAGCGACGCGCCTAACTGCTTTGTTAACCTCAATACGCCAGAAGAACTCACCCAATTTGGAACGCTTCAATAA
- a CDS encoding bifunctional molybdopterin-guanine dinucleotide biosynthesis adaptor protein MobB/molybdopterin molybdotransferase MoeA translates to MKDSEQRPNLPLLGFAAYSGTGKTTVLEALLPLLTNAGLKVGVLKHAHHDFDVDKPGKDSYRLRKAGANQMLIASRNRHVMMTETPEAEADFDYLLTRFDTNTLDLILVEGCKNIAFPKIELHRDEVGKPWLYQNDDNIIAIAADSHVESDLPQMAISDLEAIRDFIIEYAQSFDPSSTISKIASCSSSKDDTPVVCCDSFSPAGLSVTQGQKKIVDSIDALVLTESVELEKGYGRVLAEDVVSPINVPQNTNSAMDGYAIRSEDLELDSYQLVAEVMAGHSYDKTVQQGEAVKIMTGAPMPEGVDVVVMREQAVQEGDTVSFPDAKISVGQNVRMAGEDLEIGQPVFTRGTRIEAPEMGMMASLGFGTCPVLRKVKVGVFSTGDEVQAPGSEQKPNSIYDSNRFTIIGMLQKLGCDIVDYGIIEDDEQKMMDVLHAASLETDMVLTSGGVSVGDADYIKLALDKLGEINFWRINMRPGRPLAYGKIEDKPFFGLPGNPVAVMVSFINFVEPAIRKLQGQTNWTPVKANAVATEQLRSRQGRTEFSRGVFSMNESGVLEVKTTGKQGSGILRSMSEANCLIEISPAVDTVKVGETVTIIPLQGRV, encoded by the coding sequence ATGAAAGATTCAGAACAACGCCCTAACCTTCCTTTATTGGGCTTTGCTGCTTATAGCGGCACAGGCAAAACAACAGTACTTGAAGCGTTGCTGCCTCTGCTGACTAATGCGGGTTTAAAAGTGGGTGTTCTTAAACACGCTCACCACGATTTCGATGTCGATAAGCCAGGTAAAGACAGTTATCGCCTTCGTAAAGCAGGCGCAAATCAAATGCTGATTGCATCGCGTAATCGTCACGTGATGATGACTGAGACTCCAGAAGCGGAAGCCGATTTTGATTACCTGCTAACTCGCTTTGATACCAATACGCTTGATCTGATTTTGGTTGAAGGGTGCAAGAATATTGCTTTCCCTAAAATTGAATTGCACAGAGATGAAGTTGGTAAACCTTGGTTGTACCAAAACGATGACAACATTATTGCTATCGCCGCAGACAGCCACGTTGAATCTGACCTGCCTCAAATGGCAATCAGTGACTTAGAAGCGATTCGTGATTTCATCATCGAATATGCTCAGTCATTCGACCCTTCATCGACAATAAGCAAAATAGCGTCGTGTTCATCTTCAAAAGACGATACACCTGTCGTGTGTTGTGACTCCTTCTCTCCTGCTGGTCTAAGCGTTACGCAAGGTCAGAAAAAGATCGTCGATAGTATTGATGCGTTGGTTCTAACTGAATCCGTTGAGTTAGAAAAAGGCTACGGTCGCGTACTAGCTGAAGATGTAGTCTCGCCAATCAATGTGCCTCAAAACACCAACTCTGCGATGGATGGCTACGCAATCCGTAGTGAAGATTTAGAACTGGATAGCTACCAATTGGTTGCGGAAGTTATGGCTGGTCACAGCTACGATAAAACCGTTCAACAAGGTGAAGCCGTTAAGATCATGACAGGTGCTCCAATGCCTGAAGGCGTTGATGTTGTTGTGATGCGAGAGCAAGCCGTTCAAGAAGGCGACACAGTTAGCTTCCCTGACGCTAAAATCTCGGTAGGACAAAATGTCCGTATGGCGGGTGAAGATTTAGAAATCGGTCAACCTGTCTTTACTCGTGGTACACGAATCGAAGCGCCAGAAATGGGCATGATGGCGTCACTGGGTTTTGGTACTTGCCCTGTCCTACGTAAAGTGAAAGTTGGAGTGTTCTCTACTGGTGATGAAGTTCAAGCGCCGGGTAGTGAGCAGAAGCCGAACTCTATCTACGACTCGAACCGTTTTACGATCATCGGCATGCTTCAAAAGCTGGGTTGCGACATCGTTGACTACGGCATCATTGAAGATGACGAACAAAAGATGATGGATGTACTTCATGCTGCGTCGTTAGAGACCGACATGGTTCTGACTTCAGGTGGCGTGTCTGTCGGTGATGCTGACTACATCAAACTCGCATTAGATAAGTTGGGTGAGATTAACTTTTGGCGTATCAACATGCGTCCGGGTCGCCCTCTTGCTTACGGCAAAATTGAAGACAAACCTTTCTTCGGTTTACCGGGCAACCCAGTAGCCGTTATGGTGTCGTTCATTAACTTTGTAGAACCAGCTATTCGTAAGCTACAAGGTCAAACCAACTGGACACCAGTGAAAGCGAACGCGGTAGCGACTGAGCAATTACGATCTCGTCAAGGTCGTACTGAGTTCAGCCGCGGAGTGTTCTCAATGAACGAATCCGGCGTGCTTGAAGTGAAAACAACGGGTAAGCAAGGTTCAGGTATTCTGCGTTCAATGAGCGAAGCGAACTGCTTAATCGAAATCTCTCCAGCGGTTGATACCGTAAAAGTTGGTGAGACGGTAACGATCATTCCACTGCAAGGCCGTGTTTAA
- a CDS encoding DUF2960 family protein, with amino-acid sequence MARTILYTYKDEDKELLFSKQEHRTIQEAVAAAEGIDITEYLKTEQQLEFISDTKAVRNYQDNYFRKLGFTKLTLKQKDNLGVGKKKK; translated from the coding sequence ATGGCTCGTACCATTCTGTACACTTACAAAGACGAAGACAAAGAGTTACTGTTTTCGAAACAAGAACACCGCACGATCCAAGAAGCTGTAGCTGCAGCTGAAGGTATCGACATCACTGAGTATCTAAAAACTGAGCAACAGCTTGAGTTTATTTCTGATACTAAAGCGGTTCGTAACTACCAAGATAACTATTTCCGCAAGCTTGGCTTTACTAAGCTTACGTTGAAGCAAAAAGACAACCTTGGTGTTGGTAAAAAGAAGAAGTAA
- the nagK gene encoding N-acetylglucosamine kinase, with protein MYYGFDVGGTKIEFGAFNEKLERVATERVPTPTDDYQLLLDTIAGLVKKYDSEFSCEGKIGLGLPGMENADDGTMLVVNVPASTGKPLRKDLEALIGRSVKIENDANCFALSEAWDDELKDEPSVAGLILGTGFGGGLVYEGKVFSGRNHVAGELGHMRLPIDAWFHLGDNAPLLGCGCGKKGCLDSYLSGRGFELIYEHYFGEKKKAIEIIQAYNEGEAKAAEHVDRFMELLAICFANLFTGLDPHVVALGGGLSNFELIYEEMPKRIPKYLLSVAKCPKIIKAKHGDSGGVRGAAFLNIK; from the coding sequence ATGTATTACGGCTTCGATGTTGGCGGCACAAAAATTGAGTTTGGTGCATTCAATGAGAAACTTGAGCGAGTAGCAACAGAACGTGTTCCAACACCAACAGACGACTATCAACTACTACTTGATACGATTGCTGGTTTAGTTAAAAAATACGACAGCGAATTCTCTTGCGAAGGCAAAATTGGCCTTGGTCTTCCTGGCATGGAAAACGCAGACGATGGCACAATGCTTGTTGTTAACGTACCGGCTTCAACAGGTAAGCCACTACGTAAAGACTTAGAAGCGCTTATTGGTCGTAGTGTAAAAATCGAGAACGATGCGAACTGTTTTGCGCTTTCAGAAGCATGGGATGATGAACTTAAAGATGAACCATCAGTGGCTGGCCTAATTCTAGGCACGGGCTTCGGTGGCGGTTTAGTTTATGAAGGCAAAGTTTTCTCTGGTCGTAACCACGTTGCGGGTGAGCTAGGCCATATGCGTCTTCCTATTGATGCGTGGTTCCACCTTGGAGACAACGCACCGCTATTAGGTTGTGGTTGTGGTAAGAAAGGTTGTTTAGACAGTTACTTATCAGGTCGTGGCTTCGAATTGATTTATGAGCACTACTTCGGTGAGAAGAAGAAAGCGATTGAAATCATCCAAGCATACAACGAAGGTGAAGCAAAAGCGGCGGAGCACGTAGATCGCTTCATGGAGCTATTGGCTATCTGTTTTGCAAACCTGTTTACAGGTCTTGACCCACATGTTGTTGCACTGGGTGGTGGTCTTTCTAACTTCGAACTTATCTACGAAGAAATGCCAAAGCGCATACCTAAGTACCTGCTTTCTGTAGCTAAGTGCCCTAAGATCATCAAAGCGAAACACGGTGATTCAGGCGGCGTTCGTGGTGCTGCATTCCTTAACATTAAGTAA
- a CDS encoding tRNA-uridine aminocarboxypropyltransferase produces MSMRIHAFHRLYQHRLSIATKPFNARGCKVVRCEYCKIKQDSCICEHQPNIDTNVATMLILSDNEILKPSNTGRLIVDTVKDSYAYLWHRTEPNQEMLDVLKDDKYQPVIVFPEDYTDDKTRVVQDLPQMRNPNKTLLLIFIDGSWREARRIFRRSEYLQDLPVLSIEPESVSQYMMRKSDNEQHLSTAEVASLVLKQAGEQQGAKTLQLWFEAFRESYMLSKTRYKSDPTKPSLNAFIEHSKSETSL; encoded by the coding sequence TTGTCCATGAGAATCCACGCTTTCCACCGTTTATACCAACACCGTTTATCCATTGCTACTAAGCCGTTTAATGCACGCGGTTGTAAAGTGGTTCGATGTGAGTATTGCAAAATCAAACAAGACAGCTGTATCTGTGAGCATCAACCAAACATAGATACGAACGTCGCCACCATGTTGATTTTGTCAGATAACGAAATCTTGAAACCAAGCAATACTGGGCGACTCATTGTCGACACGGTTAAGGACAGCTACGCGTACCTTTGGCATCGTACTGAGCCAAATCAAGAGATGTTGGATGTCCTCAAAGATGACAAATACCAACCCGTGATCGTATTCCCTGAAGACTATACCGACGACAAAACGCGCGTGGTTCAAGATCTGCCACAAATGCGTAACCCAAACAAAACGTTATTGCTGATTTTCATTGATGGCAGTTGGCGTGAAGCACGACGTATCTTCCGTCGTTCAGAATATCTACAAGATTTACCTGTATTATCGATTGAGCCTGAATCGGTTTCTCAATACATGATGCGTAAGTCAGACAACGAACAACACCTTTCTACTGCAGAAGTCGCGAGCTTAGTATTAAAGCAAGCGGGCGAACAGCAGGGCGCCAAGACTTTACAGCTATGGTTTGAAGCATTTCGCGAAAGCTACATGCTAAGTAAGACGCGTTATAAGTCAGATCCGACCAAACCTAGCCTGAACGCTTTCATAGAACACAGTAAAAGTGAGACTTCACTCTAA